In Nocardia asteroides, a single genomic region encodes these proteins:
- a CDS encoding 3-carboxyethylcatechol 2,3-dioxygenase: MTSTAAAVGLSHSPLIGRNDPEPAVLARVDAALAETRAFIADFDPELVVLYAPDHYNGFFYREMPPFCLATAAHAVGDFGSAAGDLSVDHTAAHAIAQGVLDRGVDLTISARMTVDHGFAQPLEQLFGGIDQVPVVPVFVNGVATPLGPLHRIRALGTAIGRAAADLDKRVLHLASGGLSHDPPVPVLAGAPPRVAEALIEGHPPTLQQRARGEERVVQAGRDYVAGTSAILPINPDWDNEVLDLLAAGDLSAFDDWTVEAMSRRGGGSAHEVRTWVAAFAALAANGGYQLKSRFYEPIPAWIAGYAAVTAVLA, translated from the coding sequence GTGACTTCCACTGCCGCCGCCGTCGGGCTTTCGCACTCTCCGCTGATCGGTCGCAACGACCCGGAGCCAGCGGTGCTGGCCCGCGTCGACGCCGCCCTCGCCGAGACCCGCGCCTTCATCGCTGACTTCGATCCCGAACTCGTCGTGCTCTACGCCCCCGACCACTACAACGGCTTCTTCTACCGCGAAATGCCGCCGTTCTGCCTGGCCACCGCCGCGCACGCGGTCGGCGACTTCGGCTCCGCCGCAGGCGATCTCTCCGTCGACCACACCGCCGCCCACGCCATCGCCCAAGGCGTCCTCGACCGCGGGGTGGACCTGACCATCTCGGCCCGGATGACCGTGGACCACGGCTTCGCCCAGCCGCTCGAGCAGCTCTTCGGCGGCATCGACCAGGTCCCGGTGGTGCCGGTCTTCGTCAACGGCGTCGCCACCCCGCTCGGCCCCTTGCACCGGATCCGCGCGCTGGGAACAGCCATCGGCCGAGCCGCCGCCGATCTGGACAAACGGGTACTGCACCTGGCCTCCGGCGGGCTCTCCCACGACCCGCCGGTACCCGTGCTCGCCGGCGCCCCGCCTCGGGTCGCCGAAGCGCTGATCGAGGGCCATCCGCCCACCCTCCAGCAACGCGCCCGCGGTGAGGAGCGTGTGGTGCAGGCCGGCCGCGACTACGTAGCCGGCACCAGCGCGATCCTGCCGATCAATCCCGACTGGGACAACGAAGTGCTGGACCTGCTCGCCGCCGGTGACCTGTCGGCCTTCGACGACTGGACCGTGGAGGCGATGAGCCGGCGCGGCGGCGGTTCCGCGCACGAGGTGCGCACCTGGGTCGCGGCCTTCGCCGCGCTCGCCGCGAACGGCGGCTATCAGCTCAAAAGCCGCTTCTACGAGCCGATTCCGGCGTGGATCGCCGGCTACGCCGCGGTAACGGCGGTGTTGGCATGA
- a CDS encoding SAM-dependent methyltransferase, whose protein sequence is MGEASSVPVAGVAMTAIGVAVIRAKESERPDRLYDDPFAAAFVAAARPGFDAERWQQFRTLAERFQEGRSVAVRLADDRVREAVDSGIRQLVLLGAGLDTRAFRLELPPDTTVFEIDLPETFAFKEPVLGDAVPRCGRAVIAADLRENWAEPLRAHGFRPDRPTGWIDEGTLGYLPADDTRSIVGTLTELSAPGSRFAVNRVASDTASTDRYRELHELVAAGDPDRGAGPESEIEFLLRDLGWDTEFQSWNEAVTALGRTAALAGPEVGTIAAVRSARPGARIVG, encoded by the coding sequence ATGGGCGAGGCGTCGAGCGTGCCGGTGGCCGGAGTGGCGATGACCGCGATCGGGGTGGCGGTGATCAGGGCGAAGGAGAGCGAGCGGCCCGACCGCCTCTACGACGACCCGTTCGCGGCGGCCTTCGTCGCCGCCGCACGCCCCGGTTTCGACGCCGAGCGTTGGCAGCAGTTCCGCACCCTGGCCGAGAGGTTCCAGGAGGGGCGCAGCGTCGCCGTCCGGCTCGCCGACGACCGGGTACGCGAGGCCGTCGACTCGGGCATCCGCCAGCTGGTGCTGCTCGGCGCCGGACTCGACACCCGCGCCTTCCGCCTCGAGCTCCCGCCGGACACCACCGTCTTCGAGATCGACCTGCCCGAAACCTTCGCGTTCAAGGAACCGGTGCTCGGCGACGCCGTCCCGCGCTGCGGCCGCGCGGTGATCGCCGCCGACCTGCGCGAGAACTGGGCAGAGCCGCTGCGTGCACACGGTTTCCGGCCCGACCGTCCGACCGGCTGGATCGACGAGGGAACCCTCGGCTACCTCCCCGCGGATGACACCCGCTCGATCGTCGGCACTCTCACCGAGCTCTCCGCCCCCGGCAGCCGGTTCGCGGTCAACCGCGTCGCCTCCGACACCGCCAGCACCGACCGCTACCGGGAACTGCACGAGCTGGTCGCCGCGGGCGACCCCGATCGGGGCGCGGGCCCCGAGTCCGAGATCGAGTTCCTGCTCCGCGATCTCGGCTGGGACACCGAATTCCAGAGCTGGAACGAGGCCGTCACCGCGCTCGGCCGCACCGCCGCCCTGGCCGGCCCCGAGGTCGGCACGATCGCCGCCGTCCGCAGCGCGAGACCGGGGGCGCGGATCGTCGGATAG
- a CDS encoding alpha/beta hydrolase: protein MAVPSYLQPFVLPLPEHPRRREGTIDIYSPGPGPHPVVVLVHGGPVPPDIPVAPRDWPMFAGYGALLAGQGLLAVTVDHRLHSPAGYADAAADVAEAVQRARALPEADPERVALWFFSGGGLLAADWLREPPRWLRCLALTYPLLARPEGWGVDPRFSPVDAVADAGELPVLLTRAGREAPEFAAGVAAFTEAAERHGIGVEVIDVPNGQHSFDILDHTDESRTAVERAALWVGESLRR, encoded by the coding sequence GTGGCGGTTCCCTCGTATCTCCAGCCCTTCGTGCTGCCCCTGCCCGAGCATCCGCGGCGCCGGGAGGGCACGATCGACATCTACTCCCCCGGCCCTGGCCCGCACCCGGTGGTCGTGCTGGTGCACGGCGGGCCGGTGCCACCCGATATCCCGGTCGCCCCGCGCGACTGGCCGATGTTCGCCGGGTACGGCGCGCTGCTGGCCGGACAGGGGCTGCTCGCGGTCACCGTCGACCACCGCCTGCACAGCCCGGCCGGCTACGCCGACGCCGCCGCGGATGTCGCCGAGGCCGTGCAGCGGGCCAGGGCGCTGCCGGAGGCCGATCCGGAGCGGGTCGCGCTCTGGTTCTTCTCCGGCGGCGGGCTGCTCGCCGCCGATTGGCTGCGCGAACCGCCGCGATGGCTGCGCTGCCTGGCGCTCACCTACCCGCTGCTCGCCCGGCCCGAAGGCTGGGGCGTCGACCCCCGCTTCTCCCCCGTCGACGCGGTCGCGGACGCCGGTGAACTGCCGGTGCTGCTCACCCGGGCCGGACGCGAGGCGCCGGAATTCGCCGCCGGGGTCGCCGCCTTCACCGAGGCCGCCGAGCGGCACGGGATCGGCGTCGAGGTGATCGACGTGCCGAACGGGCAGCACAGCTTCGACATCCTCGACCACACCGACGAGTCGCGCACCGCGGTCGAGCGTGCGGCGCTATGGGTCGGGGAGAGCCTGCGGCGCTGA
- a CDS encoding maleylpyruvate isomerase family mycothiol-dependent enzyme, with product MSDLLRLDATALALIAHDVATVSDADLHAPTPCAGWTVADLLRHMNERHEAVIESVFAPIADHADNPRDDFARTAARWVVAMEQTGDVVNLPQRGPMATDTVLSVHFVDMLVHRWDLSRALSRPCPVPDRLTALALPIARSITGPGSTLNGPDGVYRPPVQPDRPLSAVDAIAALLGRDPHWKRPRDSLFVDPLHS from the coding sequence ATGAGTGATCTGTTACGACTCGACGCGACGGCCCTGGCGCTGATCGCTCACGATGTGGCCACTGTTTCCGATGCGGACCTGCACGCGCCGACTCCGTGTGCGGGCTGGACCGTCGCGGACCTCCTGCGGCACATGAACGAACGCCACGAAGCCGTCATCGAGTCCGTCTTCGCGCCCATCGCCGACCACGCCGACAACCCCCGCGACGATTTCGCGCGCACAGCCGCACGGTGGGTGGTCGCCATGGAACAGACCGGCGATGTCGTGAACCTGCCACAGCGCGGCCCGATGGCGACCGACACAGTGCTGTCGGTCCACTTCGTCGACATGCTCGTGCACCGCTGGGACCTGTCCCGCGCGTTGTCCCGCCCCTGCCCGGTGCCGGACCGGCTCACCGCCCTCGCATTGCCGATCGCCCGGTCGATCACCGGGCCCGGCAGTACGCTCAACGGCCCGGATGGCGTCTACCGGCCCCCGGTGCAGCCCGATCGACCGCTATCCGCTGTGGACGCCATCGCGGCCCTGCTCGGCCGGGATCCCCACTGGAAGCGCCCACGGGATTCTCTTTTCGTCGACCCGCTGCATTCGTAG
- a CDS encoding zinc-binding dehydrogenase, producing the protein MLAARALRQSATDPLSGLELHDVPVPEPPPGWALVRVMASSLNMHDVWTLRGVGHPPERLPITLGCDAAGYDADGNPVIVHPVIADPDAGGGDETLDPGRALMSEQHDGTFAEYLTVPARNLVPKPGWLSFDEAACLPVAWTTAYRMLFTKAGIRPGDRVLVQGAGGGVASAAIKLATAAGAIVYATSRSAAKRDEALAWGARAALPTGERLPHRVDVVIETVGEATWQHSLRALRPGGTIVVAGATSGPNPSADLNRIFYLQQRVLGSTGCTRAELVAMLRMMEATGVRPAIDRVLPLTDIHKGLQLMIDGNLTGKLVVRPPAPTTRNES; encoded by the coding sequence ATGCTTGCTGCACGAGCCCTGCGCCAGAGCGCCACCGATCCGCTCTCGGGTCTGGAGTTGCACGATGTTCCGGTGCCCGAACCGCCGCCGGGCTGGGCGCTGGTGCGGGTGATGGCCTCCTCGCTGAACATGCACGACGTGTGGACGCTGCGCGGGGTCGGGCATCCGCCCGAGCGGCTGCCGATCACCCTGGGCTGCGACGCGGCCGGCTACGACGCCGACGGCAACCCGGTGATCGTGCACCCGGTGATCGCCGACCCGGACGCCGGCGGCGGCGACGAGACCCTCGACCCCGGCCGCGCGTTGATGTCCGAACAGCACGATGGCACCTTCGCCGAGTACCTGACCGTGCCCGCCCGCAACCTGGTGCCCAAACCCGGCTGGCTCTCCTTCGACGAGGCCGCCTGCCTGCCGGTCGCCTGGACCACCGCCTACCGGATGCTGTTCACCAAGGCCGGAATTCGCCCCGGTGACCGCGTGCTGGTGCAGGGTGCCGGCGGCGGCGTCGCCTCGGCGGCGATCAAGCTCGCCACCGCCGCGGGCGCGATCGTCTACGCCACCAGCCGCAGCGCCGCCAAACGCGACGAGGCGCTGGCCTGGGGCGCCCGCGCGGCCCTTCCCACCGGAGAACGGCTGCCGCACAGGGTCGACGTGGTGATCGAGACAGTCGGCGAGGCCACCTGGCAGCACTCGCTCAGAGCACTTCGTCCCGGCGGCACCATCGTGGTGGCCGGGGCGACCAGCGGCCCGAACCCCAGCGCCGACCTCAACCGCATCTTCTACCTACAGCAGCGGGTACTCGGCTCCACCGGCTGCACCCGTGCCGAGCTGGTCGCCATGCTACGCATGATGGAGGCCACCGGCGTGCGGCCCGCCATCGATCGCGTGCTCCCGCTCACCGACATTCACAAGGGCCTGCAGCTCATGATCGACGGCAACCTGACCGGCAAGCTCGTCGTCCGCCCGCCCGCCCCGACCACGAGGAACGAGTCGTGA
- a CDS encoding TetR/AcrR family transcriptional regulator produces MSPRNSFAEAARTRDGIVRAAVGAASCVGLEGLTIGSLADRLAMSKAGVVGPFGSRENLQNAALEQAGQIFRTTVLTPLAEVPPGAARLAGLIDSWIAYLADCPFPGGCFVTAASTELDGRPGALRARLHTVVTEWRALLIAEITAAQQESAASHRPPEEIATVLIGISMAVNQEVQLLGDESAAQRGRAAMRTAAGLAPSP; encoded by the coding sequence ATGTCTCCACGCAACTCGTTCGCCGAAGCGGCCCGTACCCGGGACGGAATCGTGCGGGCCGCGGTCGGCGCGGCGTCGTGCGTCGGTCTGGAAGGTCTCACCATCGGGTCACTCGCCGACCGGCTCGCGATGAGCAAGGCGGGGGTCGTCGGCCCCTTCGGATCCCGCGAAAACCTGCAGAACGCCGCGCTCGAACAGGCAGGCCAGATCTTTCGGACCACAGTGCTCACCCCGCTGGCGGAGGTGCCTCCCGGCGCGGCGCGCCTGGCTGGACTGATCGATTCCTGGATCGCCTATCTGGCCGACTGTCCGTTTCCCGGTGGATGTTTCGTCACCGCGGCATCGACCGAGCTCGATGGGCGGCCCGGAGCGTTGCGGGCTCGCCTGCATACGGTCGTCACTGAATGGCGCGCCCTTCTCATCGCCGAAATCACTGCGGCACAACAGGAAAGTGCTGCTTCGCATCGACCGCCCGAGGAGATCGCCACCGTGCTCATCGGCATCTCGATGGCGGTCAACCAGGAAGTTCAGCTGCTCGGCGACGAATCCGCCGCCCAGCGCGGCCGCGCCGCCATGCGCACCGCGGCCGGACTGGCTCCGTCGCCATGA
- a CDS encoding helix-turn-helix domain-containing protein, whose amino-acid sequence MRSAVDSHPSENDVVARNVRRYRLERDLSLGDLARRSGLSKQTLSKIEQGSGNPTVETLSLLGAALGVPARRLLTEWGTPVYVQRAEEAQWTSRANWSERLLDETYGSGDVRTLMLRLERAGGSPSIIDPHAAGTLHHVYVVTGKLRTGPVSDTVDLAAGDFVRFPGDVPHLHVSLTERVVAHVVTTVPRVGRFAPTRPFVGRAESPSTSAD is encoded by the coding sequence ATGCGCAGTGCAGTTGACAGCCATCCGAGCGAGAACGATGTGGTTGCCCGCAATGTCCGGCGCTATCGGCTGGAACGGGACCTTTCGCTCGGGGACCTGGCCCGCCGCTCGGGGCTGTCCAAGCAGACGCTGTCGAAGATCGAGCAGGGCTCGGGCAATCCGACGGTAGAGACGCTGTCCCTGCTCGGGGCGGCGCTGGGCGTCCCGGCGCGTCGACTGCTGACCGAATGGGGGACGCCGGTATACGTCCAACGCGCCGAGGAGGCGCAGTGGACGTCGAGGGCCAACTGGTCGGAGCGGCTGCTGGACGAGACCTACGGGTCGGGCGATGTACGCACACTGATGTTGCGCCTCGAGCGGGCCGGCGGATCGCCGTCGATCATCGACCCGCATGCGGCGGGCACCCTGCATCATGTGTACGTGGTCACCGGCAAACTTCGGACCGGGCCGGTGAGCGACACTGTCGATCTGGCCGCCGGTGATTTCGTACGGTTCCCCGGCGATGTCCCACACCTGCACGTCTCCCTGACCGAGCGGGTTGTGGCGCATGTGGTGACCACCGTGCCCCGGGTGGGCCGGTTCGCTCCGACGCGCCCATTCGTCGGCCGCGCCGAATCGCCGTCGACGAGCGCGGACTGA
- a CDS encoding IclR family transcriptional regulator, translated as MTTSFAEPVRDDRAAVEKAISLLVAFGGEASAGLGVSELARRTQLSKSTAFRLLGMLERSGVVERAGTGYRLGARLHQLGQAVYAPEHERVRDLLLPFLTDLYERTRHTVHLAALHGTDVVYLAKLYGHRTATAPSRIGGRLPAHGTAIGKALLAYTPDMASDVLAHPLTALTPYTITDPVRLSAELVAVRAAGRAIDNQESRIGLSCLAVPVFDGHGHAMAGLSVSGPQGQMDMHRLETTLRQVCAAATQALARRRLERTA; from the coding sequence ATGACGACATCCTTTGCTGAGCCTGTGCGTGATGATCGGGCGGCCGTGGAGAAGGCGATCAGTCTGCTCGTGGCGTTCGGGGGCGAAGCGAGTGCGGGTCTGGGCGTCAGTGAACTGGCGCGGCGGACGCAGTTGAGCAAGTCGACTGCCTTCCGGCTGCTGGGGATGTTGGAGCGCAGCGGGGTGGTGGAACGGGCGGGTACCGGATACCGGTTGGGCGCCCGGTTGCATCAACTCGGCCAGGCGGTCTATGCGCCGGAGCACGAGCGCGTTCGGGACCTGCTATTGCCGTTTCTGACCGACCTGTACGAAAGAACCCGGCACACAGTGCATTTGGCCGCTCTGCACGGCACCGACGTGGTATATCTGGCCAAGCTGTACGGGCACCGTACCGCCACGGCGCCGTCCCGCATCGGGGGGCGGCTGCCGGCGCACGGTACGGCCATCGGCAAGGCACTGCTGGCCTATACCCCTGATATGGCGTCGGATGTGCTGGCGCACCCGCTGACGGCGCTGACGCCGTACACGATCACCGATCCGGTCCGGCTGAGCGCCGAACTGGTGGCAGTCCGCGCGGCCGGGCGCGCGATCGACAATCAGGAGAGCCGAATCGGATTGTCCTGCCTTGCCGTTCCGGTGTTCGACGGTCACGGGCACGCGATGGCCGGACTGTCTGTATCCGGCCCCCAGGGACAGATGGACATGCACCGGCTCGAGACAACTCTGCGTCAGGTGTGTGCTGCGGCGACACAGGCTCTGGCACGTCGTCGGCTGGAACGTACGGCATGA
- a CDS encoding MFS transporter: MDQQTVPPRAAPRSARLPLSGLLALAASGFLTATLETMPAGILPAMSAGLGVSEVAAGQTVTVYALGSIAGAIPIISATAGWPRRRLLVMALVGYLATVLVVAVSPSFALTLVARFITGVFAGVMWGILAGYASRMSPPEHRGRGLAIALSGPPVAMAFGTPLGALLASAVGWRVTFLAMAILVAAVLVWVRAVVPDFPGQGKSERMSIARTVRLPGVAAVITASVLLIMGHYALYTYASSVLSARGMAGSVSAFLLTFGVCALLGLWGTGVLVDRHLRGLMVVGVLVLAAGMLGLGLLVQSPVALFLSAAVWGLGFGGAGTAIPQTALTNAAGAAVDTAQAVLVTGWNLGIAAGGVIGGSVVAGIGSGALPFVTLAFLVPVFAIVVVARRHGFPRPGLRISRIGTASDTSPSTEAFS; encoded by the coding sequence ATGGATCAGCAGACGGTGCCGCCGAGGGCGGCCCCCCGCAGCGCCCGGCTCCCACTGAGCGGGCTTCTCGCCCTCGCCGCCAGCGGCTTCCTCACCGCCACGCTGGAAACAATGCCCGCCGGCATCCTTCCCGCGATGAGTGCGGGCCTCGGCGTCTCCGAGGTCGCGGCAGGGCAGACCGTCACCGTCTACGCACTCGGATCGATTGCGGGAGCCATCCCGATCATCAGCGCGACGGCAGGTTGGCCCCGGCGGCGCCTCTTGGTCATGGCCCTGGTCGGATACCTCGCCACGGTCTTGGTCGTCGCGGTGTCGCCGTCCTTCGCGTTGACGCTCGTCGCGCGGTTCATCACCGGTGTTTTCGCGGGCGTGATGTGGGGGATCCTGGCGGGGTACGCGAGCCGGATGTCACCACCGGAGCATCGAGGGCGCGGGCTCGCGATCGCCCTGTCCGGTCCGCCCGTCGCGATGGCCTTCGGCACGCCGCTGGGGGCGCTGCTGGCGAGCGCGGTGGGTTGGCGGGTGACCTTCCTGGCGATGGCGATTCTCGTTGCAGCCGTGCTGGTCTGGGTGCGCGCGGTGGTCCCGGACTTCCCCGGCCAGGGCAAATCTGAACGAATGTCGATCGCCCGGACGGTCCGGCTGCCCGGCGTGGCCGCGGTGATCACGGCTTCCGTGCTTCTGATCATGGGTCATTACGCCCTCTACACGTATGCGTCGTCCGTCCTTTCCGCCCGGGGAATGGCCGGCAGTGTCAGCGCCTTCCTCCTGACCTTCGGTGTGTGCGCGCTGCTGGGGCTCTGGGGAACGGGCGTCCTCGTCGACCGGCACCTGCGTGGTCTCATGGTCGTCGGCGTGCTGGTCCTGGCCGCGGGCATGCTCGGGCTCGGTCTGCTCGTCCAGTCGCCGGTGGCGCTCTTTCTCAGTGCCGCGGTGTGGGGTCTCGGGTTCGGCGGAGCCGGTACCGCCATCCCGCAGACGGCGCTGACCAATGCCGCCGGCGCCGCGGTCGATACGGCCCAGGCAGTGCTGGTGACAGGGTGGAACCTCGGCATCGCGGCGGGCGGGGTGATCGGCGGATCGGTTGTCGCGGGGATCGGCAGCGGTGCGCTCCCCTTCGTCACGCTCGCGTTCCTGGTGCCGGTGTTCGCCATCGTGGTCGTGGCGCGGCGGCACGGCTTCCCGCGGCCCGGCCTCCGAATCAGCCGCATCGGAACCGCTTCCGACACCTCTCCTTCGACAGAGGCATTCTCATGA
- a CDS encoding CocE/NonD family hydrolase, whose product MTRDLRIPTRDGVELLADYLEPVGPSRGTILLRSPYGSNAIMVALFAAPYARQGYRVVLARCRGTFGSGGPMLDPMVREVDDAADTMTWLRKQPWFDGRFATAGPSYLGFTQWALLMDPPPELTCAVIQVGPHDFSRAAYEGGAFNLNAFLAWSDTVAHQESGFLETQYRLLTERRRWESAMPHLPLAEAGDRLCGNRAPWFRDWVSNRDLASEQWTAMNLDKSLDHVQVPVLLQTGWQDLFLNQTLDQYERLNKRGVEVALTVGPWDHYEFAGKGSSTLMNETLDWLSAHLTGETPRPRTQPVRAMVTGADEWVDLDVWPPATTPFALHLHPGGVLGDEPAPVGSTASFTYDPAFPTPTIGGRLLKNGGYRDDTELGERSDVVTFTGAPLPADMKVFGSPVAELHHLSDNPFADLFVRISEVDSKGRSRNVSDGFVRLDPDRIEKVVRIEMDPIAHRFSAGNRVRITITGGSFPRWERNLGTREDPATSTRMKPSHRTIVLSGSHIALPS is encoded by the coding sequence GTGACCCGCGATCTGCGGATTCCGACACGTGACGGGGTCGAACTTCTCGCCGACTACCTCGAGCCCGTGGGACCGAGTCGCGGAACGATCCTGCTCCGATCTCCCTACGGCTCCAATGCCATCATGGTCGCACTCTTCGCAGCGCCCTACGCCCGACAGGGATACCGGGTTGTCCTCGCTCGCTGCCGAGGTACCTTCGGATCCGGTGGCCCGATGCTCGACCCCATGGTGCGAGAAGTCGACGACGCCGCAGACACCATGACGTGGCTGCGCAAACAACCCTGGTTCGACGGTCGGTTTGCCACAGCAGGGCCGTCCTACCTCGGCTTCACCCAGTGGGCGCTGCTGATGGACCCGCCGCCCGAACTCACCTGCGCGGTCATTCAAGTCGGCCCCCACGACTTCAGCCGCGCTGCCTACGAAGGCGGAGCATTCAATCTGAACGCGTTCTTGGCCTGGAGCGACACGGTTGCGCATCAGGAGTCCGGATTCCTCGAGACCCAGTATCGCCTGCTGACCGAGCGGCGCCGCTGGGAATCGGCAATGCCGCACCTGCCGCTTGCCGAGGCCGGCGATCGCCTCTGCGGAAATCGAGCACCGTGGTTTCGCGATTGGGTGAGCAACCGCGACCTGGCGAGTGAGCAGTGGACAGCCATGAATTTGGACAAGAGTCTCGATCACGTACAAGTGCCCGTGCTCCTGCAAACCGGTTGGCAGGACCTTTTCCTGAACCAGACTCTCGATCAGTACGAACGTCTCAACAAGCGGGGGGTGGAGGTCGCACTCACCGTCGGACCCTGGGATCACTACGAATTCGCCGGCAAGGGTTCCAGCACCTTGATGAACGAGACACTCGACTGGCTCTCCGCCCACCTCACCGGCGAAACCCCACGACCGCGCACCCAGCCGGTCCGCGCCATGGTGACCGGAGCCGACGAATGGGTAGATCTCGACGTCTGGCCGCCGGCGACCACCCCGTTTGCGCTACATCTTCATCCGGGCGGAGTCCTGGGCGATGAGCCGGCACCGGTGGGTTCAACGGCGTCGTTCACCTACGACCCAGCATTTCCCACTCCCACGATCGGCGGGCGGCTACTGAAGAACGGAGGCTACCGCGACGACACCGAACTAGGCGAGCGCAGTGATGTGGTGACATTTACCGGCGCACCACTGCCGGCGGATATGAAAGTATTCGGCAGCCCTGTGGCAGAGCTTCACCATCTGTCGGATAACCCGTTCGCTGACCTGTTCGTGCGTATCAGCGAGGTGGACAGCAAGGGGCGTTCCCGAAACGTCAGTGATGGATTCGTGCGTCTGGACCCCGATCGAATCGAGAAAGTGGTGCGAATCGAGATGGATCCGATCGCTCATCGTTTTTCCGCCGGAAATCGTGTACGGATCACGATAACGGGCGGGTCGTTCCCTCGCTGGGAACGCAACCTGGGTACCCGCGAGGACCCGGCAACATCAACGCGAATGAAACCGTCGCATCGGACAATTGTGCTCAGCGGCTCACATATAGCGCTTCCCTCATAG
- a CDS encoding MerR family transcriptional regulator: MRIGELAKRTGVPPRMLRYYEEQGLIAPRRLGNGYREYDEYLVDRVMKVRGLLDSGIPTRIIGDLLPCLGRPKDIVVSDPDPELRETLVRECERMTERIAFLEHNRDALERYIEAMDRSSQRSARSRASGASEVGRRSQQGAASQT; the protein is encoded by the coding sequence ATGCGCATCGGTGAACTGGCGAAGCGGACGGGAGTTCCGCCGCGGATGCTGCGCTATTACGAGGAGCAGGGTCTGATCGCGCCCCGGCGACTGGGCAACGGGTATCGGGAATACGACGAGTACCTTGTCGATCGAGTGATGAAGGTGCGCGGCTTGCTCGACTCCGGCATCCCGACGCGCATCATCGGTGACCTGCTCCCCTGCCTCGGCCGGCCTAAGGACATCGTGGTTTCGGACCCTGACCCCGAACTGCGCGAGACCCTCGTGCGTGAGTGCGAACGGATGACGGAGCGCATCGCGTTCCTCGAGCACAACCGGGACGCGCTCGAGCGCTACATCGAGGCAATGGACCGCAGCTCGCAGCGGAGCGCACGCTCGCGTGCGAGCGGAGCCTCCGAGGTAGGACGCAGGTCACAGCAAGGCGCCGCGAGCCAGACTTGA
- a CDS encoding 2-keto-4-pentenoate hydratase: MTSIDTAVVAHAADRLEQAARTRIATAPVRHLIGSEDIELAYSVQAELIRRREAAGAVVVGRKIGLTSPAVQQQLGVDQPDFGVLFADMNYSGPGVIPAGTLLQPKAEAEIAFVLGSDLADGELGEAQIRAAVDYAVAALEIVDSRVADWDITITDTVADNASSGLFVLADRRLTLDEFEPREVGMRLHVDDIEVAHGTGTACLGDPLHALGWLARIARQFGNPLRAGQIVLSGALGPMVSILPGTRLRADIGALGTVTAAFEEQQ; the protein is encoded by the coding sequence ATGACCAGCATCGACACCGCGGTGGTCGCCCACGCCGCCGACCGGCTCGAACAAGCCGCCCGCACCCGGATCGCGACCGCGCCGGTCCGCCACCTCATCGGGTCCGAGGACATCGAACTCGCCTACTCCGTGCAGGCCGAGCTGATCCGGCGCCGCGAAGCCGCGGGCGCGGTGGTCGTCGGCCGCAAGATCGGCTTGACCTCCCCGGCGGTCCAGCAGCAGCTCGGGGTCGACCAGCCCGACTTCGGGGTGCTGTTCGCCGACATGAACTACTCCGGTCCAGGTGTGATCCCGGCCGGAACCCTGCTGCAGCCGAAGGCCGAGGCCGAAATCGCCTTCGTCCTCGGCAGTGATCTTGCCGACGGCGAATTGGGTGAGGCGCAGATCCGGGCGGCGGTCGACTACGCGGTGGCCGCCCTCGAAATCGTCGACAGCCGCGTGGCCGACTGGGATATCACCATCACCGACACCGTGGCCGACAATGCCTCGAGCGGACTGTTCGTGCTCGCCGACCGACGGCTCACACTCGACGAATTCGAGCCCCGCGAGGTCGGAATGCGGCTCCACGTCGACGACATCGAGGTCGCACACGGCACCGGCACCGCCTGCCTGGGCGATCCACTGCATGCGCTGGGCTGGCTGGCCCGCATCGCACGCCAGTTCGGGAACCCGCTGCGCGCCGGGCAGATCGTGCTCTCCGGAGCCCTCGGTCCGATGGTGTCCATTCTGCCCGGCACCCGGCTGCGCGCCGACATCGGCGCGCTCGGCACCGTCACGGCCGCCTTCGAGGAGCAGCAGTGA